One stretch of Lacimicrobium alkaliphilum DNA includes these proteins:
- the purU gene encoding formyltetrahydrofolate deformylase, with the protein MQQTFRLVIDCPDQVGLVAAVSQFLANHNATIIEASHHTDQQTGRFFMRHEIRADSLPLSIEAFRGLFEPIAKQYDMHWRLTDSHHKQKVALLASKESHCLNDLLHRWHTHELHCDIPCIIANHPHLQQFADWYDIPFHWVDFEALGKQQAFADIQKLLLHYQIDLTVLARFMQILPDSLCQELAGKAINIHHSFLPSFAGARPYQQAYDRGVKLIGATCHYVTSDLDEGPIIEQEVMRISHSDTAADMVRKGKNCEKQALANGVRYHLEDRVIIHHHKTVVFA; encoded by the coding sequence ATGCAACAAACCTTTCGTCTGGTCATTGACTGCCCCGATCAGGTCGGGCTGGTGGCCGCAGTGAGTCAGTTTCTGGCCAATCACAATGCCACCATTATTGAAGCCAGTCACCACACTGATCAGCAGACCGGGCGCTTTTTTATGCGCCATGAAATCCGCGCCGACTCCCTGCCTCTGAGTATCGAGGCCTTCAGAGGGCTGTTTGAACCCATCGCAAAACAATACGATATGCACTGGCGGCTGACAGACTCTCACCACAAACAGAAGGTGGCGCTGCTGGCCAGCAAGGAATCCCACTGCCTGAATGACTTACTGCACCGCTGGCATACCCATGAGCTGCATTGTGACATTCCCTGTATCATTGCTAATCATCCCCACCTTCAGCAGTTTGCCGACTGGTACGATATTCCTTTTCATTGGGTGGATTTTGAAGCACTGGGCAAACAGCAGGCTTTTGCTGATATTCAGAAATTGCTGCTTCACTATCAAATCGATCTGACCGTACTTGCCCGTTTTATGCAGATTCTGCCGGATAGCCTGTGTCAGGAGCTGGCCGGTAAGGCGATTAATATTCACCATAGTTTCCTGCCTTCATTCGCCGGCGCCCGGCCTTATCAGCAGGCCTATGACAGAGGTGTGAAACTGATTGGGGCAACCTGTCATTATGTGACTTCAGATCTGGATGAGGGACCGATTATTGAACAGGAAGTCATGCGTATCAGCCATAGCGATACCGCCGCCGACATGGTGCGCAAGGGCAAGAACTGTGAGAAGCAGGCACTGGCCAATGGCGTGCGTTATCACCTTGAAGACAGGGTGATCATCCACCACCATAAGACTGTGGTGTTCGCCTGA
- the thpR gene encoding RNA 2',3'-cyclic phosphodiesterase → MRLFFGLELTPSVKLSIEKWREINLPPLAGPVPAANFHITLAFLGTVPVHQQEALLAQADRLTNQAFNLTIDQMGYWPRPRTLWIGPSVVPVALNNLAGNLSAIAGRLGLPGENRDYVPHISLYRKQASNPPVCLMQPDISASFEQFCLFESRPGRQGVQYHVLARWPLDSGLSIREKLARGKLD, encoded by the coding sequence ATGAGATTATTCTTTGGTCTTGAACTGACTCCGTCGGTAAAGCTCAGTATAGAGAAGTGGCGTGAGATTAACCTGCCGCCACTGGCAGGGCCGGTGCCTGCGGCAAATTTTCATATTACATTGGCCTTTCTGGGCACAGTTCCCGTGCATCAACAGGAAGCACTTTTAGCGCAGGCGGATCGGCTGACAAACCAGGCTTTCAACCTCACCATTGATCAAATGGGCTACTGGCCCAGACCCAGAACCCTCTGGATTGGCCCCTCGGTGGTGCCTGTTGCGTTAAACAACCTGGCCGGTAATCTCTCAGCCATAGCAGGCAGACTGGGACTGCCTGGAGAGAACCGGGATTATGTTCCCCACATCAGCTTATACCGTAAACAGGCCAGTAATCCTCCTGTCTGTCTGATGCAGCCGGACATCAGTGCAAGCTTCGAACAGTTCTGTTTGTTTGAGTCACGCCCGGGTCGTCAGGGCGTTCAATATCATGTACTGGCGCGCTGGCCACTGGATAGCGGACTGAGTATTCGTGAAAAGCTGGCACGGGGAAAACTGGATTAG
- a CDS encoding serine/threonine-protein kinase: MEQHDWQRVETLFHQALELDKREIEPFLEQACADAPELKQAVLSLLQHADHTVELVRPIEGAAQEFFATADTLCGQRLGPYRIVRLIASGGMGAVYLAERADDQYQKQVAIKLIRASAIASEMLLQRFKTERQILAELEHPNIAHLLDGGATDEGIPYLVMEYVDGVEINQYCSDKKLSIPQRLRLFVKVCAAIQYAHQKLIVHRDFKPSNLLVTADGEPKLLDFGIAKLLAESGSDEWAVQTSTEERAMTPRYSAPEQIRGETITVATDVHALGLLLYELLTGRPVYGKELNNRYQLQQAILQDTVIAPSIAVTMPRSDSDLPIPAATPQGLQRQLRGDLDNIVMKALSKEPQRRYQSASELAEDVTNFLEHRPVQARATSFAYRCGKFLRRNRLSSALAASVLILVTVFSTAIWVQSRQLEVERDLAQQQRDVAEVEQGKAEAMSRFLLGMFTDLRPNESQGREVSLREVLDKASEQLDQQTDHQLSAQPLIEARVRREIGDIYYRIGRLQPAIAHLEKSLSILRQHPQREPRDLFRVLLSLSNTYSRADRHDERLPLLEESVEISKQINGPESEQTLGMMTNLGGFYNDIGRAQEAIDLHTEILATSSKVLGEDSFITLLAITSLGADYISLWRYQDAEEYFSLGLRRSTEVFHENHNLALYNLGSLATLLEETGRYSEAEEAAREYLRRNTQVLGDAHQDTYESKYRLARVLLRQSHFEEAEALLSESLQGLPALVGEQHGVVLQIKSTLADLLMQTGRTDQAGQMSEAALNGALALWGIAHPKTLPMALVMARIHQQQQASDQAFALYEKALAGWQSLDASHPGQYATLVAMARAYLDKGRAADGVSYLRRAVTLADSNPDIYHDDLPWVLKTLVELLYREGDSQQAQNYEQWLAKLNQQQSAGYSGSH, translated from the coding sequence ATGGAACAACATGACTGGCAACGGGTGGAAACTCTGTTTCACCAGGCGCTGGAACTTGATAAAAGGGAGATCGAGCCGTTTCTGGAGCAGGCCTGTGCCGATGCACCCGAATTAAAGCAGGCGGTGTTGTCTTTGCTGCAACACGCTGATCACACTGTTGAACTGGTGCGGCCCATCGAAGGGGCGGCACAGGAGTTTTTTGCGACCGCTGATACACTCTGTGGTCAGCGTCTTGGTCCCTACAGGATTGTCAGGCTGATCGCCAGTGGCGGCATGGGCGCCGTGTATCTGGCCGAACGGGCGGATGATCAGTATCAGAAACAGGTGGCAATCAAGCTGATTCGGGCCAGCGCCATTGCCAGCGAAATGTTACTACAGCGGTTTAAGACAGAGCGCCAGATTCTGGCCGAGCTGGAACACCCTAATATTGCCCATTTGCTCGATGGTGGTGCCACCGACGAGGGCATTCCCTATCTGGTAATGGAATATGTAGACGGGGTCGAAATCAATCAGTATTGCTCGGATAAAAAACTGTCCATCCCCCAGCGTTTGAGGCTGTTTGTAAAGGTGTGCGCGGCGATTCAATATGCGCACCAGAAGCTGATCGTACATCGCGATTTTAAACCCTCCAATTTACTGGTGACTGCTGACGGAGAGCCCAAACTACTGGACTTTGGGATTGCCAAATTACTTGCAGAATCCGGCAGTGATGAATGGGCAGTGCAGACCAGTACTGAAGAGCGGGCCATGACACCCCGCTACTCGGCCCCGGAGCAGATACGCGGGGAAACCATAACCGTTGCCACCGATGTGCATGCGCTGGGACTATTGTTATATGAACTGCTCACCGGCAGACCTGTATATGGCAAAGAGCTAAACAACAGGTATCAACTGCAACAGGCGATATTGCAGGATACCGTCATCGCGCCCAGCATTGCCGTGACAATGCCGCGCTCTGACAGCGATCTTCCCATACCTGCGGCGACGCCTCAGGGCCTGCAGCGACAGCTTAGAGGCGATTTGGACAATATCGTGATGAAGGCGCTGAGCAAAGAGCCCCAGCGGCGCTATCAATCTGCATCGGAGCTGGCCGAAGATGTCACCAATTTTCTTGAGCACCGGCCGGTACAGGCAAGGGCTACCTCTTTTGCCTATCGTTGCGGTAAATTCCTGCGTCGCAACCGCTTGAGCAGTGCGCTGGCGGCCAGTGTGCTGATCCTGGTTACGGTGTTCAGCACCGCAATCTGGGTGCAGTCACGGCAACTGGAGGTGGAGCGGGATCTGGCCCAGCAACAGCGCGATGTGGCAGAGGTGGAGCAGGGCAAGGCCGAGGCCATGAGCCGTTTTTTACTCGGCATGTTTACGGATTTGCGCCCCAATGAATCACAGGGCCGGGAAGTCAGCCTGCGTGAAGTGCTGGACAAAGCCAGTGAACAGCTGGATCAGCAAACCGATCATCAACTCAGTGCGCAACCCTTGATCGAAGCCAGAGTGCGGCGTGAAATTGGCGATATCTATTATCGTATTGGCCGGCTGCAGCCAGCTATCGCTCATCTGGAAAAGAGTCTGTCGATATTACGCCAACACCCCCAAAGGGAGCCCAGGGATCTGTTCAGAGTATTGTTATCCCTGAGTAACACCTACAGCAGGGCAGACCGCCATGATGAAAGGCTGCCGTTGCTGGAAGAGTCTGTAGAAATCTCTAAACAGATCAATGGCCCGGAAAGTGAGCAGACGCTGGGAATGATGACCAATCTGGGCGGATTTTATAATGATATTGGTCGTGCACAGGAGGCCATCGACCTGCACACCGAAATTCTAGCCACCAGTAGTAAAGTGCTGGGGGAAGACAGCTTTATTACGCTGCTGGCGATCACCAGCCTGGGTGCTGACTACATCTCTTTGTGGCGTTATCAGGATGCAGAAGAATATTTCAGTCTGGGGTTAAGGCGCAGCACAGAGGTGTTTCACGAAAACCATAACCTGGCCCTTTACAATCTGGGTAGTCTGGCCACTTTGCTGGAAGAAACCGGCCGCTACAGTGAAGCAGAAGAAGCGGCCAGGGAGTATCTGCGTCGCAATACCCAGGTTCTGGGAGACGCGCATCAGGACACTTACGAGTCTAAATACCGGCTGGCACGGGTGCTGCTCAGGCAAAGTCATTTCGAAGAAGCGGAAGCCCTGCTCAGTGAAAGCCTGCAAGGTTTACCTGCACTGGTGGGAGAACAACATGGCGTGGTGTTGCAGATAAAAAGCACACTGGCTGATTTGCTGATGCAGACCGGGCGTACTGACCAGGCCGGTCAGATGAGTGAGGCGGCACTAAACGGCGCGCTGGCACTTTGGGGCATTGCCCATCCGAAAACCTTGCCAATGGCACTGGTCATGGCGCGGATCCATCAGCAGCAACAGGCCTCAGATCAGGCTTTTGCATTGTATGAAAAGGCGCTGGCCGGATGGCAGAGTCTGGATGCTTCGCACCCCGGGCAGTATGCAACATTAGTCGCCATGGCCAGGGCATACCTGGATAAGGGGCGGGCAGCAGACGGCGTCAGTTATCTGCGCCGGGCGGTCACTCTGGCTGACAGTAATCCTGATATCTACCATGATGATCTGCCCTGGGTACTGAAAACGCTGGTGGAGCTGTTATACAGGGAAGGTGATTCACAGCAGGCTCAAAACTATGAACAGTGGCTGGCAAAACTTAATCAGCAACAAAGCGCAGGTTATTCGGGGTCGCATTGA
- a CDS encoding DUF418 domain-containing protein, whose product MINTINTGVLPASSAERIVLLDAVRGFALLGILLMNIEYFQRPLQAIMLGFDTQQQGMDYAVAWFSFTFVQGKFYTLFSFLFGLGFVVFMDRAMQKGRGARMLFLRRLVILLMVGVAHLLLIWGGDILHLYGLLGLLLLFFVNSPVKRLWKWGLAFNFVIPVLILWLGVLALQGAMSVPETAAQMQADFEQDRVTLLGDIVRADSIYASGSYWQAVQWRMDEWYSMYLDGGLLFFGLVIFGAFLIGAAFGRAGVFADLSAHRALFKRLMLWGYGLGVPATLIWGVKGQSLDPLYPTVEYAAMITVSQIANLALCLAYIGSLSLLFLRGAKWVAYLAPAGRMALTNYLLQSVVFTLLFYGYGLGLYGEYGRAETTLMALAFYALQLWLSHLWLQRFRMGPMEWCWRVLTYGKIQPARG is encoded by the coding sequence ATGATCAATACAATAAACACTGGGGTTTTACCTGCGTCCTCAGCAGAGCGGATAGTGCTGCTGGATGCCGTTCGTGGCTTTGCGCTGCTGGGTATACTGCTGATGAATATCGAATATTTTCAGCGACCGTTGCAGGCTATCATGCTGGGGTTTGACACTCAGCAACAGGGCATGGACTATGCGGTGGCCTGGTTTTCCTTCACTTTTGTGCAGGGCAAATTCTATACCCTGTTCTCTTTTCTGTTTGGTCTTGGTTTTGTGGTGTTTATGGATCGGGCCATGCAAAAAGGCCGCGGGGCGCGGATGCTCTTTTTGCGCAGGCTGGTCATCCTGTTGATGGTGGGTGTGGCGCACCTGCTGCTAATCTGGGGCGGTGATATTCTGCATTTATACGGTCTTCTGGGCCTGTTACTGCTGTTTTTTGTCAACAGCCCGGTGAAAAGGTTGTGGAAGTGGGGGCTGGCATTCAATTTTGTGATCCCTGTGCTGATACTGTGGTTAGGGGTTCTGGCGTTACAGGGAGCCATGAGTGTTCCTGAGACAGCGGCACAGATGCAGGCAGATTTTGAGCAGGACAGAGTAACGCTGCTGGGCGATATTGTCAGGGCTGACAGCATTTACGCCTCGGGCAGTTACTGGCAGGCGGTGCAATGGCGGATGGATGAGTGGTATAGCATGTACCTCGATGGCGGGTTATTGTTCTTCGGGTTGGTTATATTCGGCGCCTTTCTGATCGGTGCCGCTTTTGGTCGTGCCGGGGTGTTTGCCGATTTATCAGCTCACCGGGCCTTATTTAAACGTCTGATGCTGTGGGGATACGGGCTGGGGGTTCCTGCTACACTGATTTGGGGCGTTAAGGGGCAGAGCCTGGATCCCCTTTATCCTACCGTTGAATATGCGGCGATGATCACCGTCAGCCAGATTGCCAATCTGGCCTTATGTCTGGCTTATATTGGTAGCCTGTCATTACTGTTTCTGCGCGGTGCTAAATGGGTAGCCTATCTTGCCCCGGCAGGGCGAATGGCGCTGACTAACTATTTGCTCCAGTCGGTGGTGTTTACCTTGCTGTTTTACGGTTATGGTCTGGGGCTCTATGGCGAGTATGGCCGTGCCGAAACCACCCTGATGGCGTTGGCGTTTTACGCCCTGCAGCTATGGCTGAGTCACTTATGGTTACAGCGATTCCGGATGGGACCGATGGAGTGGTGCTGGCGTGTGCTGACCTACGGCAAGATTCAACCGGCCAGAGGCTGA
- the hrpB gene encoding ATP-dependent helicase HrpB has translation MSRPSALPVSETYPRLASALEQENVILSAPPGAGKSTWLPLQLLKLPWLSGKKILMLQPRRVAVRAIAGYLAQQLGESVGQTVGYRIRGEARVSQATRLEILTEGLLTRMLQQDPELSGTGLVIFDEFHERSLHADFSLALCLEVQAALREDLRLLVMSATLEQSALQTLLPRAQNVQSMGRSYPLQIHYQPAPSRADWLQHMAGVILQALDENDGSALAFLPGAGEIRRLADMLSGRLPSDCHLYCLFGELGKEAQMAAVAPLQQGQRKLVLATNIAETSLTIDGINMVIDSGLEKVARFDLNQGISHLRSVRISQASATQRAGRAGRLGPGVCYRLWPQAEQSRLAEQSTPQILLSDMAPMILEAAAWGTEIPALALLDQPTDAQIEQGRALLQSLQALDNQGHITAHGRQLCNLGCHPRLAHMLIRAQEMGSDKLRLACMLAALTESKDPLRSSSTAAIEERLGYLSRNPDDAVLRLALVWFKRLNGTGKLDPARADLSHTGALLALAFPDRVAKSRGQGRYLMARGSGASLSENDSLAKEPYLVIANLLNTGAGGDARITLAAAIKEAQLISQFSEQMVTETVCQWQPAQKAMQARAQRRLGKLIFSSEPVPVESGEALQQRWLELIRQQRLNWLPMSDNAWQFIHRARLAATCLSDLGCWSESALLEDIQNWLLPYLDNCTSFRALQQLDFVALLKNRLDWAQQQTLNELFPGQIQVPSGSRCKLDYRDDGSVVLAVRMQELYGWTETPTLGRGQIEIQLELLSPAQRPLQKTADLKGFWAGSYKAIQKEMKGRYPKHFWPDDPANAQATTKTKKKM, from the coding sequence ATGAGTAGACCCTCTGCGTTACCTGTTAGCGAGACCTATCCCAGGCTGGCCAGCGCTCTGGAGCAGGAAAACGTTATTCTGTCTGCCCCGCCGGGGGCGGGTAAATCAACCTGGTTGCCCCTGCAGTTATTAAAATTGCCCTGGTTATCCGGCAAAAAGATTCTGATGCTGCAGCCACGCAGAGTGGCGGTCAGGGCCATTGCCGGCTATCTGGCACAGCAGTTGGGTGAGTCTGTAGGCCAGACAGTGGGTTATCGTATTCGTGGTGAGGCCAGAGTGAGTCAGGCCACCCGGCTTGAGATCCTTACGGAGGGGCTGCTGACCCGTATGTTGCAACAGGATCCTGAGCTAAGCGGCACAGGGCTGGTGATCTTCGATGAATTCCATGAGCGCAGCCTGCATGCGGATTTTTCACTGGCGCTGTGTCTGGAAGTGCAGGCAGCATTGCGTGAAGATTTAAGGCTTCTGGTGATGTCGGCCACGCTGGAGCAATCAGCGTTGCAGACACTGCTTCCCCGGGCGCAGAATGTTCAGAGTATGGGGCGAAGCTACCCATTGCAAATCCACTATCAGCCAGCGCCATCCCGCGCGGATTGGCTGCAGCATATGGCGGGCGTGATATTACAGGCGCTGGATGAAAACGACGGCAGCGCACTGGCCTTTTTGCCCGGCGCCGGCGAGATTCGCCGCCTGGCAGACATGCTGTCCGGCAGGTTGCCTTCGGACTGTCACCTCTACTGCCTGTTTGGCGAGCTGGGTAAAGAGGCGCAGATGGCGGCGGTGGCCCCGCTGCAACAAGGTCAGCGTAAGCTGGTACTGGCCACTAATATTGCTGAAACCAGCCTGACCATAGACGGGATAAATATGGTCATCGACAGTGGGCTGGAGAAAGTGGCCCGCTTCGATCTGAATCAGGGTATCAGTCACCTGCGCTCTGTGCGTATCTCCCAGGCGTCTGCCACACAACGAGCAGGGCGTGCCGGCCGTTTAGGGCCCGGTGTCTGTTATCGTCTGTGGCCGCAGGCTGAGCAGTCAAGGCTGGCGGAACAAAGCACACCACAGATATTGCTTAGCGATATGGCGCCGATGATCTTAGAGGCCGCCGCCTGGGGCACAGAAATTCCGGCGTTGGCACTGCTGGATCAACCCACAGATGCGCAAATTGAACAGGGCCGGGCCCTGCTTCAGTCCTTGCAGGCGTTGGACAATCAGGGGCATATCACCGCCCATGGCCGCCAGCTTTGTAATCTGGGCTGTCATCCCAGGCTGGCCCATATGCTGATCCGGGCGCAGGAAATGGGCAGTGATAAACTCAGGCTGGCCTGTATGCTTGCTGCATTAACAGAGAGTAAAGACCCACTTCGCTCATCTTCTACGGCAGCCATTGAAGAGCGATTGGGTTATCTGAGCCGTAATCCTGATGACGCGGTTCTGAGGCTGGCATTGGTGTGGTTTAAACGGCTAAATGGCACTGGTAAGCTCGATCCGGCGCGGGCAGATCTCAGCCATACGGGCGCGTTGCTGGCGCTGGCCTTTCCTGACAGGGTGGCTAAATCCCGGGGCCAGGGCCGTTATCTGATGGCCAGAGGCAGCGGCGCCAGTCTCAGTGAAAACGATAGCCTCGCTAAAGAACCCTATCTGGTGATAGCCAATCTGCTCAATACCGGTGCAGGAGGAGATGCACGAATCACGTTGGCTGCGGCGATTAAAGAAGCGCAGCTGATATCACAGTTCAGCGAACAAATGGTCACAGAAACTGTCTGTCAGTGGCAGCCTGCACAAAAAGCGATGCAGGCAAGGGCGCAGCGGCGCCTGGGGAAGCTGATATTTTCCAGTGAGCCAGTACCGGTCGAGTCAGGAGAGGCTTTACAGCAACGCTGGCTGGAGCTGATTCGCCAGCAGCGGCTGAACTGGCTGCCGATGAGCGATAATGCCTGGCAGTTTATTCATCGGGCCCGGCTGGCGGCCACATGCTTAAGTGACCTTGGATGCTGGAGTGAGTCTGCCTTGTTGGAGGATATTCAAAACTGGCTGCTGCCTTATCTGGATAATTGTACGAGTTTCAGGGCACTGCAACAGCTGGATTTTGTGGCTTTGCTGAAAAACCGGCTCGACTGGGCACAGCAACAGACTCTGAATGAGCTGTTTCCTGGTCAGATTCAGGTGCCCAGTGGCAGTCGCTGCAAACTGGATTATCGCGATGATGGTTCGGTGGTGCTGGCGGTGAGAATGCAGGAACTCTATGGCTGGACAGAGACCCCCACGCTGGGTCGCGGGCAGATAGAAATACAACTGGAGTTGCTGTCACCGGCGCAGCGGCCTTTGCAAAAAACCGCCGACCTGAAAGGCTTCTGGGCCGGCAGCTATAAAGCCATCCAAAAAGAGATGAAAGGCCGCTACCCTAAGCATTTCTGGCCCGATGATCCGGCCAATGCTCAGGCCACCACTAAAACCAAGAAGAAGATGTAA
- the mrcB gene encoding penicillin-binding protein 1B, whose translation MVQKKTSNTSRKAPSRRANVTKSNAGKSRATNSKARPSLRARIWIWSWRNSWKFLLVGLLCLSAYGLYLDARIKARFEGNTWQVPAQIYARPYTLSRGQQLSISEVVEELKWLSYRPVAQVKSSGQYAVDGNKLHFYRREALFAEGEESAAMTRLTFANGELSDIRFNGRAVEQVSLEPYLVTRFTNSSGEDRMLVQLEDVPQELISMLLLVEDRDFYQHQGIAPLAILRALMANISAGRAVQGGSTLTQQLIKNLFLTNEKTLLRKANEALMSLVIELRYSKDEILEAYLNEVFLGQNGLNGVHGFGLASYFYFDRPLNELSVPEMALLVGMIKGPSYYNPRRNQERALERRNLVLRLMFEEQDVAPQHYQAWLKTPITLRQQGKYNRSTHPAFMDKVREELQRILPDASLQEAGIKIFTTLDPLAQRKAEAVLSKGIARISEQRQLPDLQGAMVVTDIASGGIRAMVGDKNTHYQGFNRAVDARRPIGSLIKPAVYLTALEQPFYYHLGTPIADMPIELKSSEGKLWAPQNADQTFRGQVSLLQGLSESLNVPTVTLGMELGLDAVADTIKRLGVHQDVPLYPAMTLGALSLSPLQVNQLYQTIANEGGYIPLHSISAVVDNDGKLLWQHRQSARQRADRKAVYLLNYALNRVTREGTAKALKQRFPQLHLAGKTGTTNDYRDSWYSGFDRHHLSTIWLGTDDNQNTGLAGASGALPLYMDYLQQSHPKSLSRPFPQGLGIAHFDLDSGTPVQPGCAGSISVPAVTDALPAPADCLSAEREKPGKKEKSWWQKLFGGE comes from the coding sequence ATGGTACAGAAAAAAACTTCAAACACTTCCCGCAAGGCGCCAAGCCGTCGCGCTAATGTCACCAAGAGCAACGCAGGTAAAAGTCGTGCCACCAACAGCAAAGCGAGGCCTTCCCTGCGCGCCAGAATCTGGATCTGGAGCTGGCGAAACAGCTGGAAGTTCCTGCTGGTGGGCTTGCTGTGTCTGAGTGCTTATGGTCTGTATCTGGATGCCAGAATTAAAGCCCGTTTTGAAGGTAATACCTGGCAGGTGCCTGCGCAGATCTATGCCCGCCCCTATACCCTGAGCCGGGGGCAGCAACTGAGCATTTCAGAAGTGGTGGAAGAGCTCAAATGGTTGTCATACCGGCCGGTGGCTCAGGTGAAAAGCAGTGGTCAGTACGCCGTAGATGGCAATAAGCTGCACTTTTATCGCCGGGAGGCCTTGTTCGCAGAGGGAGAGGAATCCGCCGCCATGACCCGGCTGACTTTTGCCAATGGCGAGCTCAGTGATATCCGATTTAATGGCCGGGCGGTGGAGCAGGTCAGTCTGGAGCCCTATCTGGTTACCCGTTTTACCAATAGCAGCGGCGAAGACCGTATGCTGGTGCAACTGGAAGATGTGCCCCAGGAATTGATCTCCATGTTACTGCTGGTGGAAGACCGCGACTTCTATCAGCATCAGGGTATTGCCCCGCTGGCAATACTCAGAGCCCTGATGGCCAATATCAGCGCCGGCCGGGCGGTGCAGGGTGGCAGTACCCTGACCCAGCAGCTGATCAAAAACCTGTTTCTGACCAATGAAAAAACGCTGCTCAGAAAAGCCAACGAAGCCCTGATGTCACTTGTGATAGAGCTGCGTTACAGCAAGGATGAGATCCTGGAGGCCTATCTTAACGAAGTCTTTCTCGGTCAGAATGGCCTCAACGGGGTGCACGGTTTTGGGCTGGCCAGCTACTTTTACTTTGATCGCCCGCTGAATGAGCTCAGTGTGCCTGAGATGGCCCTGTTGGTGGGAATGATCAAGGGGCCCTCCTATTATAATCCCAGACGCAATCAGGAGCGTGCACTGGAACGGCGGAACCTGGTATTGCGACTGATGTTTGAAGAGCAGGATGTCGCCCCGCAACACTATCAGGCCTGGTTGAAAACGCCGATAACGCTGCGTCAGCAGGGCAAGTATAACCGCAGCACTCATCCGGCATTTATGGATAAGGTGCGCGAAGAGCTGCAGCGCATTTTGCCCGATGCGTCGTTGCAGGAGGCGGGCATAAAGATTTTTACCACCCTGGATCCATTGGCGCAGCGCAAGGCTGAGGCTGTACTGAGTAAGGGCATCGCCCGTATCAGTGAGCAGCGCCAACTGCCTGACCTCCAGGGTGCCATGGTGGTGACAGATATTGCCAGTGGCGGCATTCGCGCCATGGTGGGGGACAAGAATACGCATTATCAGGGCTTTAACCGTGCTGTGGATGCCAGGCGGCCCATAGGCTCGCTGATCAAACCGGCGGTATATCTGACCGCCCTGGAGCAGCCCTTTTACTATCATTTGGGTACACCCATTGCCGATATGCCGATAGAGCTGAAAAGCAGTGAGGGCAAATTGTGGGCACCGCAGAATGCCGACCAGACCTTCCGGGGGCAGGTCTCCCTGTTGCAGGGGCTGAGTGAATCCTTAAATGTTCCGACTGTGACCTTAGGTATGGAACTGGGCCTGGATGCCGTTGCCGATACCATCAAACGGCTGGGTGTGCACCAGGATGTGCCCTTATATCCGGCGATGACACTGGGCGCCCTGTCATTGTCACCACTGCAGGTCAACCAGCTATACCAGACCATTGCCAATGAGGGCGGTTACATTCCCCTGCACAGTATCAGCGCAGTAGTGGATAATGACGGAAAATTGCTATGGCAGCACCGACAGAGTGCCAGACAACGGGCCGATCGCAAGGCAGTCTATCTGCTCAATTACGCTCTGAACAGAGTGACCCGCGAGGGCACGGCAAAGGCCCTGAAACAACGTTTTCCACAATTGCATCTGGCGGGCAAAACCGGTACCACCAACGATTACCGTGATTCCTGGTACAGCGGCTTCGACCGCCACCACCTGTCTACCATCTGGTTAGGTACCGATGATAATCAGAATACCGGGCTTGCCGGTGCCAGCGGTGCGCTGCCATTGTATATGGATTATTTGCAGCAAAGTCATCCTAAGTCCCTGTCCCGCCCCTTCCCGCAGGGGCTTGGCATAGCGCATTTTGATCTTGATAGCGGCACGCCCGTGCAACCGGGCTGCGCTGGCAGTATCAGTGTGCCGGCGGTAACAGACGCTCTGCCAGCGCCTGCTGATTGTCTCAGTGCCGAGCGGGAAAAGCCCGGGAAGAAAGAAAAAAGCTGGTGGCAGAAGCTGTTTGGAGGGGAGTAA